A region from the Salifodinibacter halophilus genome encodes:
- a CDS encoding acetylornithine/succinyldiaminopimelate transaminase, whose product MTWTPTRDDYPAYLTANYNPQSVIPVRGQGSRLWDQADNEYIDFAGGIAVNALGHAHPALVDALKSQSETLWHLSNVYTNEPAIKLARRLTETTFADKVFFSNSGGEANEAAFKLARRYAYDRFGEHKDKIVSFNQSFHGRTWFTVSVGGQEKYTQGFGPVPGGIEHATYNDLDSAAALIDNNTCAVVVEPIQGEGGVTSAQANFLAGLRQLCDDHDALLVFDEVQSGMGRTGHLFAYMAYGVTPDILTSAKALGCGFPIGATLIADRVAEVFVVGTHGSTFGGNPLATTVALTALETINSNEVLNGVSERHALFRAELEAINDKHDCFADIRGMGLLIGAELKGSFEQRGREVLAAAINNGLMLLIAGPNVLRFTPSLIISEADIREGMAQLDRALDQISA is encoded by the coding sequence ATGACCTGGACCCCGACCCGCGATGATTATCCAGCCTATTTGACGGCCAACTATAATCCACAGTCAGTCATCCCCGTGCGTGGGCAAGGTAGTCGACTATGGGATCAGGCAGACAATGAATACATCGACTTTGCCGGCGGTATCGCGGTCAACGCACTCGGCCACGCGCACCCCGCGCTGGTTGACGCGCTGAAATCGCAGAGCGAAACCCTTTGGCATTTGTCCAACGTCTATACCAACGAGCCTGCAATCAAGCTGGCGCGCCGACTGACCGAGACGACATTCGCCGACAAGGTGTTTTTCTCCAACTCTGGCGGTGAGGCCAACGAAGCCGCGTTCAAACTCGCCCGTCGCTATGCCTACGACCGCTTCGGCGAACACAAGGACAAAATCGTATCGTTCAACCAGTCGTTCCATGGCCGAACCTGGTTTACCGTCTCGGTCGGCGGCCAGGAAAAATATACCCAGGGTTTCGGACCAGTGCCCGGCGGCATAGAACATGCCACCTATAACGATTTGGACAGTGCGGCCGCGCTGATCGACAACAATACCTGCGCGGTGGTCGTCGAACCGATACAAGGTGAAGGCGGCGTAACATCGGCTCAAGCCAACTTTCTGGCCGGCCTTCGACAACTATGCGATGACCACGACGCGCTGTTGGTCTTCGATGAAGTTCAATCCGGAATGGGTCGTACGGGGCACCTGTTCGCGTACATGGCCTATGGCGTCACGCCGGATATCCTGACCAGTGCCAAGGCGCTCGGTTGCGGTTTTCCGATCGGCGCGACACTAATTGCCGACCGGGTTGCCGAAGTTTTTGTCGTCGGCACCCACGGTTCAACATTTGGCGGCAATCCGTTGGCCACAACGGTCGCGCTTACCGCGCTCGAAACCATCAACAGCAACGAAGTGTTAAACGGCGTCAGTGAGCGCCACGCCTTATTCCGCGCGGAACTGGAAGCAATCAACGACAAACACGACTGCTTTGCCGACATCCGCGGCATGGGACTGCTGATCGGCGCCGAGCTCAAGGGATCTTTCGAACAGCGCGGGCGCGAGGTTCTGGCAGCCGCCATCAACAACGGTTTGATGCTGCTGATCGCCGGGCCCAATGTATTGCGTTTCACACCGTCGTTGATTATCTCCGAAGCCGATATTCGCGAAGGTATGGCGCAGTTGGATCGCGCGCTGGACCAGATTTCGGCCTGA
- a CDS encoding arginine N-succinyltransferase — translation MTLVVRPAALTDLDSLVALASQAQPPLTNLPAHRERLGQRIEQSVADLARTVTSPGAEYYVFVVEDQRHDGERRVVGTASLRARTGAREAYYTWRREMLIHASQQLDVRREVAILSLSHELSAASLLCAYALADEYRNTPAERLLRRARLAFAAQHPERFTQQMAVAMPGWLDADGYSPFWESVGRHFFDRDFQAMNELAGVHSKSFIAEIMPPFPLYESLLSEAGRASIGTVHQTHDGAMEDLTAEGFRASRHIDLFDGGLILETPVEHLHAKRYSQWHPVRAVDYVDPSLWKSALVANQQTTDFRCTLVPYACSATHTLGLQQATLSALDVTPGEAALAAPIDMPMANATC, via the coding sequence ATGACGCTAGTCGTTCGACCTGCCGCGTTAACGGATCTCGATTCGCTCGTCGCACTCGCCAGCCAGGCACAGCCACCGCTGACCAACCTACCCGCCCATCGCGAGCGCTTGGGTCAGCGTATCGAACAGTCGGTCGCTGATCTGGCCCGCACCGTCACCTCACCCGGCGCCGAATATTATGTATTCGTGGTCGAAGACCAGCGGCACGACGGTGAACGCCGTGTGGTTGGCACGGCCAGCCTGCGCGCACGCACCGGTGCGCGCGAAGCCTACTATACCTGGCGCCGCGAAATGCTGATTCACGCCTCGCAGCAACTTGATGTTCGCCGCGAGGTCGCGATCCTATCGCTGTCGCATGAATTGTCCGCGGCATCGCTGCTGTGCGCGTATGCACTGGCCGATGAATACCGCAACACGCCCGCCGAACGGCTATTGCGACGCGCTCGTCTGGCGTTTGCTGCCCAACACCCGGAGCGATTCACCCAGCAAATGGCGGTTGCCATGCCGGGCTGGCTGGATGCCGACGGTTACTCACCATTCTGGGAATCGGTCGGCCGTCATTTTTTCGATCGCGATTTCCAGGCGATGAATGAACTTGCCGGTGTTCACTCAAAAAGCTTCATTGCCGAGATCATGCCACCATTTCCGCTCTACGAATCCCTCTTGAGTGAAGCTGGCCGCGCTTCCATCGGCACCGTGCACCAAACCCACGATGGCGCCATGGAAGACCTGACAGCCGAAGGCTTTAGGGCCTCCCGTCACATAGATCTCTTCGATGGCGGCTTGATTCTCGAGACGCCTGTCGAGCACTTGCATGCCAAGCGCTACAGCCAATGGCATCCAGTACGGGCTGTCGATTACGTGGATCCAAGCCTTTGGAAATCGGCGCTTGTGGCCAACCAGCAGACGACCGACTTTCGTTGCACGCTGGTGCCCTACGCCTGCAGCGCGACCCATACGCTCGGCCTGCAACAAGCTACGCTCTCCGCACTGGACGTAACGCCCGGCGAAGCCGCCCTGGCCGCCCCCATCGATATGCCAATGGCGAACGCGACATGTTAA
- a CDS encoding arginine N-succinyltransferase: MLIRPIEHDDLDALAAIAVETGAGFTSLPDNRAFLENKIAQAQAAFHAATNEPADAENAALYFFLAEDDELTHATRAERIAGCCAIEARVGLDVPFYNYRVGRLAQAAPQLDLHRVIDTLFLSSDHTGDAEVGSLFLREPWRGGSARNAALLSQMRWLFMATFREHFPDRVLAEMRGRFDNAQVNPFWEALGAHFFPIDFSRADQLTGLGQKRFIGELMPRYPICTAMLPQAARDCIGQVHKQTQPALAMLRAQGLRFEGYIDIFDAGPTVEAYLDDVRAVRHSRTVTVTGIDEQASEPASPRALATSTGDPAAFRATWVGRTPTDPDSTGVILHPHEANRLNVSTGDTVRILTD; encoded by the coding sequence ATGTTAATTCGGCCGATCGAACATGACGATCTCGACGCGCTGGCCGCGATTGCGGTCGAGACCGGCGCAGGCTTTACTTCGTTACCCGATAACCGCGCCTTTCTCGAAAACAAGATCGCGCAAGCGCAAGCCGCGTTTCATGCGGCGACCAATGAACCCGCGGATGCCGAAAACGCGGCACTGTATTTCTTCTTAGCTGAAGACGACGAGTTGACACACGCCACACGTGCCGAGCGTATCGCCGGCTGTTGCGCGATCGAAGCGCGTGTGGGCCTGGACGTACCGTTTTACAACTATCGCGTCGGGCGACTGGCCCAAGCCGCTCCACAACTCGATCTACATCGCGTCATCGACACCTTGTTCTTGTCGTCGGACCATACAGGCGACGCCGAAGTCGGCTCGCTGTTTCTGCGCGAGCCATGGCGTGGTGGCAGCGCGCGTAACGCCGCCCTGTTATCGCAAATGCGCTGGCTGTTCATGGCTACATTCAGAGAGCACTTCCCTGACCGAGTGCTAGCCGAAATGCGCGGCCGTTTCGACAACGCCCAGGTCAATCCCTTCTGGGAAGCGCTCGGCGCCCATTTCTTCCCCATCGATTTCAGCCGCGCTGACCAATTGACCGGGCTCGGCCAAAAGCGCTTCATCGGCGAATTGATGCCGCGCTATCCGATCTGTACCGCCATGCTGCCCCAGGCCGCGCGCGACTGTATCGGCCAGGTCCACAAACAAACCCAGCCGGCACTCGCTATGTTGCGTGCCCAGGGGCTGCGTTTCGAAGGATACATCGACATATTCGACGCTGGCCCAACCGTTGAAGCCTATTTGGACGACGTCCGCGCGGTGCGTCATAGTCGAACCGTGACCGTGACCGGCATCGACGAGCAAGCGTCGGAACCCGCCAGCCCCCGGGCTCTGGCCACGAGCACGGGCGACCCCGCTGCTTTCCGGGCAACCTGGGTCGGCCGGACACCGACTGACCCCGACTCGACGGGAGTCATACTTCATCCCCATGAAGCCAACCGTCTGAATGTTTCAACCGGCGATACGGTACGCATTCTTACCGATTAG
- the astD gene encoding succinylglutamate-semialdehyde dehydrogenase — protein MTPHQQQFIAGRWSDGTGQTLTKDDPVAGDTTWTGQVAETEQVSEAVAAARAAFTDWARRSYDERVACVEAFGEQLTAHKEDLAHAITHDTGKPLWEARGEVGAMIGKIDVSQTAYAERTGEREKAISGGRAVLRHRPHGVLAVFGPSNFPGHLPNGHIVPALLAGNTVVFKPSEQAPTTADLTIQCWQKAGLPAGVLNLVQGGRSTGKALAGASTIDGLLFTGGAATGKQLHAEFGGHVDKILALELGGNNPLVVAEDGYDIATAVLTIIQSAYMSGGQRCTCARRLLVPHGQAGDQLITDLIDALGQIKVDHPMTEEDPPFYGGLATSAAADALLEAQDELEGRGATVLSRLSRVAPETSMLRPGLIDITSVATDDEEHFGPLLKIQRYSNWDAAIEEANNTRFGLSAGLIGGGDSHWDDFRLRIRAGIVNWNRSITGAASDAPFGGIGDSGNHRPSAYYAADYCAWPMASMESPAPELPETLPHGISLAGIGAGS, from the coding sequence TTGACCCCACACCAGCAACAGTTTATTGCCGGCCGCTGGTCCGACGGCACCGGACAGACACTAACCAAAGACGACCCGGTTGCCGGCGACACGACGTGGACTGGCCAGGTCGCTGAAACCGAGCAAGTTAGCGAAGCCGTGGCCGCCGCACGCGCAGCATTTACCGACTGGGCGCGGCGCTCGTATGACGAGCGCGTCGCTTGCGTCGAAGCATTTGGCGAACAGCTGACCGCGCATAAGGAAGACCTAGCCCACGCGATCACCCATGACACGGGCAAGCCATTATGGGAAGCCCGCGGTGAAGTCGGCGCCATGATCGGCAAGATCGACGTGTCGCAGACCGCTTACGCCGAACGTACCGGTGAACGTGAAAAGGCGATCAGCGGCGGGCGTGCCGTTTTACGCCACCGGCCACACGGCGTGTTAGCTGTCTTCGGCCCCTCCAACTTTCCAGGCCATCTACCGAACGGCCATATCGTGCCGGCACTCCTGGCCGGCAACACGGTAGTGTTCAAACCCAGTGAACAAGCGCCGACAACAGCCGATCTAACCATCCAATGCTGGCAGAAGGCTGGGTTGCCGGCGGGTGTGCTCAATCTCGTACAAGGTGGCCGTTCAACCGGTAAAGCGCTTGCCGGCGCATCAACTATCGATGGCTTGCTTTTCACCGGCGGTGCCGCCACTGGCAAGCAACTACACGCCGAATTCGGCGGCCATGTCGACAAGATCCTGGCGCTGGAATTGGGCGGTAACAATCCTTTGGTCGTCGCCGAGGATGGCTACGACATAGCCACGGCGGTACTGACCATCATCCAGTCGGCTTATATGTCGGGTGGCCAGCGCTGTACCTGTGCGCGCCGCTTATTAGTGCCGCACGGCCAGGCCGGTGACCAACTGATTACCGATTTGATCGACGCGCTGGGCCAAATCAAAGTCGATCACCCGATGACAGAGGAAGATCCCCCCTTTTACGGCGGGCTCGCCACATCCGCAGCCGCCGACGCATTACTCGAGGCCCAGGATGAGCTCGAAGGCCGCGGGGCGACTGTACTATCGAGGTTATCGCGTGTCGCCCCCGAAACCAGCATGCTCAGGCCTGGATTGATCGATATCACCAGCGTTGCAACCGACGACGAAGAGCATTTTGGCCCCCTTTTGAAGATCCAGCGTTATAGCAATTGGGACGCGGCCATTGAGGAGGCCAACAACACACGCTTCGGTCTGTCCGCCGGGCTGATCGGCGGCGGTGACAGCCACTGGGACGATTTCCGGCTACGCATCCGGGCCGGCATCGTTAACTGGAACCGCTCGATTACCGGCGCGGCCTCGGATGCGCCTTTCGGTGGCATCGGCGATTCCGGTAACCATCGGCCAAGTGCTTACTACGCAGCTGACTACTGCGCATGGCCAATGGCCTCGATGGAATCGCCGGCGCCCGAGCTACCCGAGACCTTGCCGCACGGCATTTCGCTAGCCGGCATCGGCGCCGGCTCATGA
- the astB gene encoding N-succinylarginine dihydrolase: MPKPTAREVNFDGLVGPTHNYSGLAHGNLAAARHQGAIANPRAAALQGLAKMKALHDEGFAQAVLPPHHRPNLDLLRRLGFAGGDTTIIRQAEREAPQLLRSASSAAAMWTANAATVTPSADSADARVHFTPANLQASLHRSLETETTAAALSAIFADEQHFSHHPALPATSILGDEGAANHTRLCEGYAHPGIHLFVYGRHGFGGDSATRRFSARQSLEASQAIARQHGLTDEQCVFSAQHPDAIDAGAFHNDVIAVGNGRVLFYHEYAFGDEQATLDALSRRMDTLDTTLCPIRVSNDSLPLQTAISTYLFNSQLLSREDGSMMLIVPAECDTDPTVAEVIEAIVDDTDNPITEARAFDIKQSMDNGGGPACLRLRVVLNDAERDALGAKVMLDDARYETLCDWVRRHYRDRLAIEDLADPALVTESAAALDELSQLLQLGSIYPFQRT, from the coding sequence ATGCCCAAGCCAACTGCCCGCGAAGTTAATTTCGATGGCCTGGTCGGGCCAACCCACAACTACAGCGGGTTGGCACATGGCAATCTGGCCGCCGCACGGCACCAAGGTGCTATCGCCAACCCGCGCGCTGCCGCGCTCCAGGGGCTGGCCAAGATGAAAGCCCTCCATGACGAGGGCTTTGCCCAGGCTGTGTTGCCACCGCACCACCGGCCCAATCTCGATCTGCTGCGCCGCCTCGGTTTCGCGGGCGGCGACACAACCATTATCCGCCAAGCGGAACGCGAAGCGCCGCAACTGCTGCGCTCAGCCTCCTCGGCGGCTGCGATGTGGACCGCCAACGCCGCCACCGTGACACCCAGCGCGGACAGTGCCGATGCACGCGTGCATTTTACGCCAGCCAATCTCCAAGCGAGTTTGCATCGCTCACTGGAAACCGAGACGACAGCCGCCGCACTGTCGGCGATCTTTGCCGACGAGCAACACTTTAGTCACCACCCGGCGCTGCCGGCGACGTCTATTTTAGGCGACGAGGGGGCGGCCAACCACACCCGCTTGTGCGAAGGTTATGCGCATCCGGGCATACATCTATTTGTCTACGGCCGGCATGGTTTCGGCGGCGATAGCGCGACCCGGCGTTTTAGCGCCCGCCAGAGTCTGGAAGCCAGCCAGGCAATTGCACGCCAGCACGGATTAACCGACGAGCAATGCGTGTTCAGCGCCCAGCATCCGGACGCAATCGATGCCGGCGCCTTCCATAACGACGTGATCGCGGTCGGTAACGGCCGCGTTTTGTTCTATCACGAATATGCTTTTGGCGATGAACAGGCCACGTTAGACGCCCTATCCCGCCGCATGGACACGTTGGATACCACGCTCTGTCCGATACGCGTATCCAATGATTCGTTGCCGCTGCAAACGGCTATATCGACCTATTTATTCAATTCGCAACTTCTAAGTCGAGAAGATGGGTCGATGATGCTCATTGTCCCCGCCGAGTGCGATACCGATCCAACGGTCGCTGAGGTGATCGAAGCCATTGTCGACGACACCGACAATCCAATCACCGAAGCACGCGCATTCGACATCAAACAAAGCATGGACAACGGCGGCGGCCCGGCGTGCCTACGTTTACGCGTGGTGTTGAACGACGCCGAACGCGACGCGCTGGGCGCCAAAGTCATGCTTGACGATGCCCGCTACGAAACACTTTGCGACTGGGTGCGCCGCCATTACCGCGATCGGCTAGCCATCGAGGACCTGGCCGATCCAGCCTTGGTGACAGAATCCGCGGCCGCACTGGATGAGCTCAGCCAACTACTACAGCTCGGGTCGATTTACCCATTCCAGCGCACTTGA
- a CDS encoding transporter substrate-binding domain-containing protein → MPIRQFKSIVLVALALLVGLISSAQAAQSITIATNPPYRPMEYTTPSGQLKGFDIELGNAMCKQAGLECEWTPQSWNGIIPGLMAHKYDAIMSSMTINKRRKKHVLFSNPYIVVPSAFYIPKSSSLQEIGKKSLKGKNIGVQRGTVQDDYVTAEYDDIATIKRYKNASGVTTDMSTGRVDVAFFDEITGHASLIEKHPGKYKQIGPKLTKPKKYFGSGFGIAFRKGEKALAKKVNKALATLKENGTYAEIHKKYFGNSSDKGYSE, encoded by the coding sequence ATGCCAATTAGACAGTTTAAATCCATCGTTCTTGTTGCGCTCGCACTTCTCGTTGGTCTGATTAGTAGCGCACAGGCAGCCCAGTCGATCACGATCGCGACCAATCCACCGTACCGGCCGATGGAATACACAACACCGAGCGGTCAATTGAAAGGCTTCGATATCGAGCTCGGTAATGCCATGTGCAAGCAAGCTGGCCTGGAATGTGAATGGACGCCACAGTCTTGGAACGGAATCATACCGGGGTTAATGGCACATAAGTACGACGCCATCATGTCCTCGATGACCATCAATAAACGGCGTAAAAAGCATGTGTTGTTTTCGAACCCGTATATCGTCGTGCCGTCGGCTTTTTATATTCCGAAAAGTAGCTCGCTTCAAGAAATTGGTAAAAAGAGCTTAAAAGGCAAGAATATCGGCGTGCAGCGGGGTACCGTTCAGGATGATTACGTTACTGCCGAATATGACGATATTGCCACGATCAAACGTTATAAAAATGCCAGTGGCGTAACCACGGATATGTCGACAGGCCGAGTGGATGTCGCGTTTTTCGATGAAATTACCGGCCACGCGTCATTGATCGAGAAACATCCGGGTAAGTATAAGCAAATCGGTCCCAAGCTAACCAAACCGAAGAAATACTTCGGTAGCGGGTTTGGCATCGCTTTCCGGAAAGGTGAAAAGGCACTGGCCAAGAAAGTCAACAAGGCGCTTGCTACGCTCAAGGAAAACGGTACTTACGCCGAAATTCACAAGAAGTATTTCGGTAATAGCTCCGATAAGGGGTATAGCGAGTAA
- a CDS encoding LysE family transporter yields MVTATVKGYFLSLSLIVAIGSQNAFILRQGLHRSHVSIVVAICILCDVLLFSLGALGGGAMVEGKSLFADAIRILAVGFLGAYGMVALRSALRGGGSLDAANETRGGGRLSVALGALAVTLLNPHVYLDTVVLFGGLASGHDFGYRAALVAGAVAGSATWLAGLGFGAAKLQPLMRSPRVWQILDAGIAVVMWSIAGMLVVEFLTQ; encoded by the coding sequence TTGGTGACGGCGACAGTTAAAGGCTATTTTCTTTCTCTATCTCTTATCGTTGCAATTGGAAGCCAAAACGCATTTATTCTGCGCCAGGGTTTGCATCGATCGCACGTAAGCATAGTGGTCGCAATATGCATACTATGCGACGTTTTGCTGTTCTCTTTGGGTGCGCTTGGGGGAGGCGCAATGGTCGAGGGCAAGAGTCTGTTTGCCGACGCCATCAGAATTTTAGCGGTGGGCTTTTTAGGAGCCTATGGGATGGTCGCACTGCGCTCGGCACTTCGGGGTGGCGGCAGTCTAGACGCAGCCAATGAAACACGTGGCGGTGGGAGGCTTAGCGTAGCCTTGGGCGCGTTGGCAGTCACACTCTTAAATCCTCACGTGTATTTGGATACGGTCGTGCTGTTTGGAGGGCTTGCGAGTGGCCATGACTTCGGCTACAGGGCTGCACTTGTAGCCGGTGCGGTCGCGGGTTCCGCGACTTGGCTTGCGGGACTTGGGTTTGGGGCAGCGAAGCTTCAGCCACTCATGCGATCTCCTCGTGTATGGCAGATATTAGATGCAGGGATTGCGGTAGTTATGTGGTCGATTGCGGGCATGCTGGTGGTCGAGTTCCTGACCCAGTGA
- a CDS encoding TetR/AcrR family transcriptional regulator, whose translation MDESPANRLCPRKMPRQQRSKATVTAIIEATIQVLLSKGAARLTTTDISDRAGVSVGTLYQYFPNKDALFHEVLRQHLDHIGTAMEASLLRYRGQTLAVIANGVVADYLDAKLARIDISRALYQLSPALEVAELQAALVVRIDTVLRHLLESASDATIANLDSVVFSVRTALVGMVRMVIEEGAPPSKIGILRRELTTLCHAYLMASGHVSH comes from the coding sequence ATGGATGAATCACCCGCCAACCGCCTATGCCCCCGCAAGATGCCGCGTCAGCAACGATCCAAAGCGACCGTAACGGCAATCATCGAGGCGACGATTCAGGTTTTGCTGTCCAAGGGTGCAGCTCGATTGACGACCACGGACATATCGGATCGTGCGGGTGTATCCGTCGGCACGCTGTATCAGTACTTTCCCAACAAGGATGCGTTGTTTCATGAAGTCCTGCGACAGCATCTCGATCACATCGGTACAGCCATGGAAGCGAGCCTGCTGCGCTACCGGGGGCAGACATTGGCTGTCATCGCGAATGGGGTTGTTGCCGACTATCTAGATGCGAAACTCGCGCGCATCGACATATCACGCGCGCTCTACCAACTGAGTCCTGCTTTGGAAGTTGCTGAGTTACAAGCGGCGCTGGTCGTGAGAATCGACACGGTGCTTCGACATCTTCTGGAAAGCGCGTCCGATGCGACCATCGCCAACCTCGATTCAGTGGTCTTCTCAGTCCGTACGGCTCTCGTCGGGATGGTGCGTATGGTGATTGAAGAGGGTGCTCCACCAAGCAAGATCGGCATCTTGAGACGCGAGCTAACTACCTTGTGTCATGCTTATCTGATGGCCTCTGGCCACGTGTCCCATTGA
- a CDS encoding NAD(P)-dependent oxidoreductase yields the protein MKVSVIGLGAMGSHIAANLLDAGYDLTVWNRTAASTDGLVEAGAARAESARDAFGCDVVLTTLFDDAAIRTVLLDGEALAGAAEGTIHVCMSTISTELVDDLIEVHRSRGIRYVAAPMFGRADMAAAAKLNMAMAGAPEDVEPAEPVLSALGQIWLIGKDPRLGHLSKIAGNFMIGCAIETMAESTALIESRGGDPAPFISMLSETLFASPVYKSYGAAIASGESPGAPSGLKLPQKDVGLTLKEGRTTGLSLPLAELLQDRLQTAENESLMDEDWSIALAKLAKGPHQR from the coding sequence ATGAAGGTGAGTGTGATAGGCCTTGGAGCGATGGGCAGCCATATCGCTGCCAATCTCTTGGATGCTGGTTATGACCTTACGGTTTGGAACCGAACCGCTGCCTCAACTGACGGCTTGGTCGAAGCAGGTGCGGCGAGAGCAGAGTCTGCAAGAGATGCCTTCGGATGTGATGTCGTGCTGACCACACTGTTCGACGATGCAGCCATTCGAACTGTCCTTCTGGATGGTGAGGCACTTGCAGGTGCGGCGGAGGGGACGATCCATGTCTGTATGTCGACTATTTCCACAGAGCTCGTAGATGATCTGATCGAAGTGCATCGCTCACGCGGCATCAGGTATGTTGCTGCACCGATGTTTGGCCGAGCGGACATGGCAGCAGCGGCGAAGCTGAACATGGCCATGGCGGGAGCGCCCGAGGATGTGGAGCCTGCCGAGCCCGTGCTTAGCGCGCTCGGCCAGATCTGGCTCATCGGTAAGGACCCTCGACTCGGACATCTATCAAAAATCGCCGGCAACTTCATGATCGGTTGTGCTATTGAAACGATGGCGGAGAGCACTGCACTCATCGAATCACGCGGCGGCGATCCAGCGCCTTTCATATCAATGTTGAGCGAGACGCTCTTCGCTTCTCCTGTCTACAAGTCCTACGGAGCCGCGATCGCAAGCGGCGAGTCACCGGGTGCACCGTCCGGTCTAAAGCTTCCACAGAAGGATGTTGGTCTGACTCTGAAGGAAGGGCGTACGACAGGGCTCTCCCTACCGTTGGCCGAACTGCTGCAGGATCGCCTTCAGACAGCGGAAAACGAAAGTTTGATGGACGAAGACTGGTCCATCGCCCTAGCAAAGCTGGCAAAAGGACCCCATCAGAGATAA
- a CDS encoding ABC transporter permease: MHQWLADIAPWLANSPVFTANSLAHYWTGLVHTAQLVFISLVVGLLLSVPLSVARDGSRWISAPIWLYTYVFRGTPLLVQLYLAYYGVAFIPNIQESMFGFFVQNPLYPALMAYTLNTAAYTTEVFYGAVRATAAGEVEAARAYGMSKLTVYRRIIFPSAFRRALPAYGNEVIFMLHASSVASTVTIMDLTGAAYYVYSRFYTPFVAFIFAAVLYLLITFTIQAAFRQLEKYLMRHLNTA, translated from the coding sequence ATGCACCAGTGGTTAGCCGACATTGCACCTTGGTTAGCGAATAGTCCGGTCTTTACGGCCAATTCGCTGGCCCATTACTGGACCGGCTTGGTACACACCGCGCAATTGGTGTTCATATCACTGGTCGTTGGATTGTTGCTTTCTGTACCACTATCTGTGGCACGAGACGGCAGTCGCTGGATTAGTGCGCCGATTTGGTTATATACCTATGTGTTTCGCGGCACGCCGCTGCTCGTCCAGCTTTATCTCGCTTACTACGGTGTGGCGTTTATACCCAATATCCAGGAGTCGATGTTCGGGTTTTTCGTCCAGAATCCGCTGTATCCGGCATTGATGGCGTATACGCTGAATACGGCAGCCTACACGACCGAGGTTTTCTACGGTGCGGTTCGGGCGACGGCGGCCGGTGAGGTTGAAGCCGCGCGTGCTTACGGTATGTCCAAGTTAACGGTTTATCGACGCATCATTTTTCCGAGTGCGTTTCGACGTGCGTTGCCTGCTTACGGCAACGAAGTGATTTTCATGCTTCACGCCAGCTCGGTTGCGAGCACGGTGACGATCATGGATCTAACCGGTGCGGCGTACTACGTTTACTCGCGTTTCTATACCCCGTTCGTGGCCTTTATCTTCGCTGCTGTACTGTATCTATTGATCACTTTCACAATTCAGGCAGCATTTCGGCAACTGGAAAAATACCTGATGCGGCATCTGAACACGGCTTAA